The proteins below come from a single Balaenoptera musculus isolate JJ_BM4_2016_0621 chromosome 1, mBalMus1.pri.v3, whole genome shotgun sequence genomic window:
- the POLR3GL gene encoding DNA-directed RNA polymerase III subunit RPC7-like, whose amino-acid sequence MASRGGGRGRGRGQLTFSMEAVGIGKGDALPPPTLQPSPLFPPLEFRPVPLPSGEEGEYVLALKQELRGAMRQLPYFIRPAVPKRDVERYSDKYQMSGPIDNAIDWNPDWRRLPRELKIRVRKLQKERTTILLPKRPPKTTEDKEETIQKLETLEKKEEEVTSEEDEEKEEEEEKEEEEEEEYDEEEHEEETDYIMSYFDNGEDFGGDSDDNMDEAIY is encoded by the exons ATGGCCAGCCGGGGTGGGGGCCGGGGTCGTGGCCGTGGCCAGTTGACCTTCAGCATGGAGGCTGTGGGCATTGGGAAGGGGGATGCTTTGCCCCCACCCACTCTGCAGCCTTCTCCACTCTTCCCT CCCTTGGAGTTCCGTCCAGTGCCTCTGCCctcaggagaggaaggggaatATGTCCTGGCACTGAAGCAGGAGCTTCGAGGGGCCATGAGGCAGCTCCCCTACTTCATCCGGCCTGCTGTCCCCAAGAGAG ATGTGGAGCGTTACTCAGACAAATATCAGATGTCAGGGCCGATTGACAACGCCATAGATTGGAACCCTG ATTGGCGACGTCTACCCCGGGAGCTAAAGATCCGAGTGCGTAAGCTACAGAAGGAGA GGACCACCATTCTACTCCCCAAGAGGCCCCCTAAGACCACAGAAGATAAGGAGGAAACAATACAGAAACTAGAG ACcctggagaagaaggaagaagaagtgacttcagaggaagatgaggagaaagaagaagaagaagagaaggaagaggaagaagaagaggagtaTGATGAAGAAGAGCATGAAGAG gAAACTGATTACATCATGTCATATTTTGACAATGGAGAGGACTTTGGGGGTGACAGTGATGACAATATGGATGAGGCTATATACTGA
- the LOC118900040 gene encoding thioredoxin-interacting protein, translated as MVMFKKIKSFEVVFNDPEKVYGSGEKVAGRVIVEVCEVTGVKAVRILACGVAKVLWMQGSQQCKQTLNYLRYEDTLLLDDQPTGENEVIMRPGNKYEYKFGFELPQGPLGTSFKGKYGCVDYWVKAFLDRPSHPTQETKKNFEVMDLVDVNTPDLLAPVSAKKEKKVSCMFIPDGRVSVSARIDRKGFCEGDEINIHADFENTSSRIVVPKAAIVARHTYLANGQTKMLTQKLSSVRGNHIISGTCASWRGKSLRVQKIRPSILGCNILRVEYSLLIYVSVPGSKKVILDLPLVIGSRSGLSSRTSSMASRTSSEMSWVDLNIPDTPEAPPCYMDIIPEDHRLESPTTPLLDDTDGSQDSPIFMYAPEFKFMPPPTYTEVDPCILNNNVQ; from the exons ATGGTGATGTTCAAGAAGATCAAGTCTTTCGAGGTGGTCTTTAACGACCCCGAAAAGGTGTACGGCAGTGGGGAGAAGGTGGCTGGCCGGGTGATAGTGGAGGTGTGTGAAGTCACTGGAGTCAAAGCTGTCAGGATCCTGGCTTGCGGAGTGGCCAAAGTCCTGTGGATGCAGGGATCCCAACAGTGCAAACAGACACTGAACTACCTGCGCTACGAAGACACGCTTCTCCTGGACGACCAGCCAACAG GTGAGAATGAGGTGATCATGAGACCTGGAAACAAATATGAATACAAGTTTGGCTTTGAGCTTCCTCAGGG GCCTCTGGGAACatctttcaaaggaaaatatggGTGTGTAGACTACTGGGTGAAGGCTTTTCTTGATCGCCCCAGCCACCCAACTcaggagacaaagaaaaactttgAAGTGATGGATCTAGTGGATGTCAATACCCCTGATTTACTG GCACCTGTGTCTgctaaaaaggagaagaaagtttcCTGCATGTTTATTCCTGATGGGCGGGTGTCCGTCTCTGCCCGAATAGACAGAAAAGGATTCTGTGAAG GTGATGAGATTAACATCCATGCTGACTTTGAGAATACAAGTTCCCGCATCGTGGTCCCCAAAGCTGCCATTGTAGCCCGCCACACTTACCTTGCCAATGGCCAAACTAAGATGCTGACGCAGAAGTTGTCATCGGTCAGAGGCAATCATATTATCTCAGGAACTTGCGCATCATGGCGTGGCAAGAGCCTTCGGGTGCAGAAGATCAGACCTTCTATCTTGGGCTGCAACATCCTTCGAGTTGAATACTCCTTATTG ATCTATGTTAGCGTCCCTGGCTCCAAGAAAGTCATTCTTGACCTGCCCCTGGTAATTGGCAGCAGGTCAGGCCTCAGTAGCCGGACATCCAGCATGGCCAGCCGAACCAGTTCTGAGATGAGTTGGGTGGATCTAAACATCCCCGATACCCCAGAAG CCCCTCCTTGCTATATGGATATCATTCCTGAAGATCACCGATTGGAGAGCCCCACTACTCCTCTGCTAGATGACACAGATGGTTCTCAAGACAGCCCTATTTTTATGTATGCTCCTGAGTTCAAGTTCATGCCACCACCTACTTACACTGAG gTGGATCCCTGCATCCTCAACAACAACGTGCAGTGA